The Gracilinanus agilis isolate LMUSP501 unplaced genomic scaffold, AgileGrace unplaced_scaffold50202, whole genome shotgun sequence genome has a window encoding:
- the LOC123255700 gene encoding olfactory receptor 1N1-like has product MGPGNQSSVSEFLLGGISHKPEHQQILLGLFLFMYLVTLVGNLLIFLAILLEARLHTPMYFFLACLSLADIGLSSTTVLKMLVNTSTQCHTISYIGCLTQLYFFLTFGDLDSFLLAVMAYDRYVAICRPLHYSTAMRPRICILLVSLCWVLTNLVALIHTLLMAQLSFCVPGEVSQFFCDIGPLLKLSCSDTRINELMVFAVGGPVMTIPFLCIVASYVLIVSAILRIPSGSGGRLKTFSTCGSHLSVVCVFYGTVLSAYFCPSTEETASSVVYTAVTPMLNPFLYSLRNQDMKAGLANLLRGRLSISQAQ; this is encoded by the coding sequence ATGGGACCTGGAAATCAGTCTAGTGTTTCTGAATTCCTCCTCGGGGGGATCTCCCATAAGCCGGAGCACCAGCAGATTCTTTTGGGGCTCTTTCTGTTCATGTACCTGGTGACTCTAGTCGGGAACCTGCTCATCTTCCTGGCGATCCTCTTGGAAGCTCGTCTCCACACCCCCATGTACTTTTTCTTGGCCTGCCTCTCTTTAGCTGATATCGGTTTATCTTCTACTACAGTCCTGAAGATGCTGGTGAATACGTCCACCCAGTGTCACACTATTTCCTACATAGGATGCCTGACGCAGCTCTACTTTTTCCTGACTTTCGGGGATCTAGACAGCTTCCTGCTGGCCGTGATGGCGTATGACCGGTACGTGGCCATCTGTCGCCCTCTCCACTACAGCACAGCCATGCGCCCCAGGATCTGTATCCTCCTCGTGAGCCTGTGTTGGGTTCTCACTAATCTGGTGGCCCTGATTCACACCCTCCTCATGGCCCAGCTTTCCTTCTGTGTGCCAGGGGAAGTGTCTCAGTTTTTTTGTGACATTGGCCCCCTTCTGAAGCTGTCCTGCTCTGACACCCGTATCAATGAGTTGATGGTCTTTGCTGTGGGTGGCCCAGTGATGACGATCCCTTTCCTTTGTATCGTGGCCTCTTATGTTCTCATTGTTTCAGCCATCCTCAGAATCCCATCTGGGAGTGGAGGAAGGCTCAAGACCTTCTCTACCTGCGGCTCCCACCTCTCTGTGGTCTGTGTGTTCTATGGGACAGTTCTGAGTGCTTATTTCTGTCCCTCCACTGAGGAGACAGCCTCGTCGGTGGTCTACACAGCGGTTACTCCAATGCTGAACCCTTTCCTCTATAGTCTGAGGAATCAGGATATGAAGGCAGGCCTAGCAAACCTTCTAAGAGGCAGGCTATCTATCTCCCAGGCTCAGTGA